A part of Myxococcus landrumus genomic DNA contains:
- the argG gene encoding argininosuccinate synthase: protein MSKKNVVLAFSGGLDTAFCTVYLREQGYTVTTVTVDTGGFPPEQLASIAALSAKLGAVEHIKVDARATLFQGYLRHLIAGNVLRGQLYPLSVSAERACQAVEVVRVAREKGVQSLAHGSTGAGNDQVRFDVAFRSLAGDLELLTPIRTLGLSRQQELSYLAERGIHMPPKLGSYSVNEGMWGTSVGGSETLNSWSALPEAAFPAGEIPTDLKPRPLTVGFEQGIPTSLDGKALSPVDLVEALNVLGRQYGIGRGVHLGDTILGIKGRVGFEAPAAHLLITSHRELEKLVLSGKQLFWKETVGNLYGSLLHEGHFFDPLVKDLEAFLTSSQERVTGEVRLMIHPRSMVVEGVRSPHSLMDAKVATYGEANVLWTGSEAAGFAKLYGVAQMLSHRAKGG, encoded by the coding sequence ATGAGCAAGAAGAACGTGGTGCTGGCCTTCTCCGGCGGACTCGATACCGCTTTCTGCACGGTGTACCTGCGCGAGCAGGGCTACACCGTCACCACCGTCACCGTGGATACCGGTGGCTTCCCGCCCGAGCAGCTGGCGAGCATCGCCGCCCTGTCCGCGAAGCTGGGCGCGGTGGAACACATCAAGGTGGACGCGCGCGCCACGCTGTTCCAGGGCTACCTGCGCCACCTCATCGCCGGCAACGTTCTGCGCGGCCAGCTCTACCCCCTGAGCGTGTCCGCCGAGCGCGCGTGCCAGGCGGTGGAAGTCGTGCGCGTGGCGCGCGAGAAGGGCGTGCAGTCCCTGGCGCACGGCAGCACCGGCGCCGGCAATGACCAGGTGCGCTTCGACGTGGCCTTCCGCTCGCTGGCGGGAGACCTGGAGCTGCTCACCCCCATCCGCACGCTGGGCCTGAGCCGTCAGCAGGAGCTGTCGTACCTGGCCGAGCGCGGCATCCACATGCCGCCGAAGCTGGGCTCCTACTCGGTCAACGAGGGCATGTGGGGCACGTCCGTGGGCGGCAGCGAGACGCTCAACTCATGGAGCGCGCTGCCCGAGGCGGCCTTCCCCGCGGGTGAGATTCCCACGGACCTGAAGCCTCGTCCCCTCACGGTGGGCTTCGAGCAGGGCATCCCCACGTCGCTCGATGGCAAGGCCCTGAGCCCCGTGGACCTCGTCGAGGCGCTCAACGTCCTGGGCCGCCAGTACGGCATCGGCCGGGGCGTGCACCTGGGCGACACCATCCTCGGCATCAAGGGCCGCGTCGGCTTCGAGGCCCCGGCCGCACACCTGCTCATCACCTCGCACCGCGAGCTGGAGAAGCTGGTGCTGTCGGGCAAGCAGCTCTTCTGGAAGGAGACCGTGGGCAACCTCTACGGCTCGCTGCTGCACGAGGGGCACTTCTTCGACCCGCTGGTGAAGGACCTGGAGGCGTTCCTCACGTCCTCGCAGGAGCGCGTGACGGGCGAGGTGCGGCTCATGATTCACCCGCGCTCCATGGTGGTGGAGGGCGTGCGCTCGCCGCACTCGCTGATGGACGCGAAGGTGGCGACGTACGGAGAGGCCAACGTGTTGTGGACAGGCTCGGAAGCGGCGGGCTTCGCCAAGCTGTACGGCGTGGCGCAGATGCTCTCGCACCGGGCGAAGGGAGGCTGA